The following are from one region of the Heterodontus francisci isolate sHetFra1 chromosome 34, sHetFra1.hap1, whole genome shotgun sequence genome:
- the LOC137349210 gene encoding zinc finger protein 271-like, producing the protein MRTMEKPWKCGDCGKGFNRPSLLETHRRSHTGERPFTCSVCGKGYTQLTSLLTHQRVHTGERPFTCSECGKGFTQSCHLLSHQRVHTGERPFICSDCEKNFKSKSDLLKHQRTHTAERLFTCSECGKGFTQSSNLLIHQRLHTGERPFTCSDCEKGFIHLSLLLRHQRVHTGERPFKCSDCEKSFKSTRDLQTHQHTHTGERPFTCSECGKGFTDSSTLLSHQRVHTGERPFKCSDCEKNFKRKSELQTHQRAHTAERLFTCSECGKGFTQSSNLLKHQRVHTGERPFTCSECGKGFTQLSHLLTHQRVHTGERPFKCSDCEKSFKTKNDLQAHQRTHTGERPFTCSECCKEFTQLSHLLTHQRVHTGERPFKCSDCEKSFKTKSVLQTHHRTHTGEKPFTCCECGKGFSQLTNLLTHQRVHI; encoded by the coding sequence ATgcgcaccatggagaaaccatggaaatgtggtgactgtgggaagggattcaatcgaCCATCCctgctggaaactcatcgacgcagtcacactggggagaggccattcacctgctcagtatGTGGAAAGGGATACACTCAGTTAACcagcctgctgacacaccagcgagttcacactggggagaggccgttcacctgctctgagtgtgggaagggattcactcagtcatgccacctgctgtcacaccagcgagttcacactggggagagaccattcatctgCTCTGATTGTGAGAAGAACTTTAAAAGTAAAAGTGATCTACTgaaacaccaacgcactcacactgcagagagactgttcacctgctctgagtgtgggaagggattcacacagTCATCTAATCTTCTGATACACCagcgacttcacactggggagagaccgttcacctgctctgattgtgaGAAGGGATTCATTCACTTATCcctcctgctgagacaccagcgagttcacactggggagaggccgtttaaatgttctgactgtgagaagagctttaaaagcacaaGGGATCTACAgacacaccaacacactcacactggggagaggcccttcacctgctcagagtgtgggaagggattcactgactcatccaccctgctgtcacaccagcgagttcacactggggagaggccatttaaatgttctgactgtgagaagaactTTAAAAGGAAAAGTGAGCTACAGACACATCAACGCGCTCACACTGCGGAGAGACTGTTCacttgctccgagtgtgggaagggattcactcagtcatccaacctgctgaaacaccagcgagttcacactggggagaggccattcacttgtTCTGAGTGTGGaaaaggattcactcagttatctcacctactgacacaccagcgagttcacactggggagaggccgtttaaatgttctgactgcgaGAAGAGCTTTAAAACGAAAAATGATCTACAggcacaccaacgcactcacactggggagaggccattcacctgctccgagtgttgtaaagaattcactcagttatcccacctgctgacacaccagcgagttcacactggagagaggccgtttaAATGTTCTGATTGTGAGAAAAGCTTTAAAACGAAAAGTGTTCTACAGACGCACcatcgcactcacactggggagaagccgttcacctgctgtgagtgtggaaagggattcagtcAGTTAaccaaccttctgacacaccagcgagttcacatatAA